The following proteins are co-located in the Campylobacter concisus genome:
- a CDS encoding NAD(+) kinase — protein MKNEQKFNTFCTKKVGLIAKDYPLFRQDLEKLEKILKKYNAEILLEKNCAKRIEKSGFELIKLAKECEFLITLGGDGTIISTCRKLAHISPLVLGIHAGRLGFLTDIMINESEKFFKDFFDGKFEVEMPFMLDVTLHKNDGKTEQKIAFNDAVIVSKNGGSMTHIEALLNEKYFNSYFGDGVIVATPAGTTAYNMSANGPIIYPLSEVFTVTPICSHSLTQRPVVLTKNHTVKFRTNSDAILVLDGQDRFDMSKISAVSMSLSDKKARLIRHIGRDYFQILKEKLHWGYND, from the coding sequence ATGAAAAATGAACAAAAATTTAATACTTTTTGCACAAAAAAAGTAGGACTTATTGCTAAAGATTATCCATTATTTAGGCAAGATTTAGAAAAATTAGAAAAAATTTTAAAAAAGTATAACGCAGAAATTTTGCTTGAAAAAAATTGTGCTAAGCGTATAGAAAAAAGTGGTTTTGAGCTTATAAAATTAGCTAAAGAGTGCGAATTTTTAATTACGCTTGGCGGAGATGGCACGATCATTTCAACTTGTAGAAAGCTAGCCCACATCTCGCCACTTGTCCTTGGCATACACGCTGGTAGACTCGGATTTCTAACTGACATAATGATTAATGAGAGTGAGAAATTTTTTAAAGACTTTTTTGATGGTAAATTTGAGGTAGAAATGCCTTTTATGCTCGATGTCACGCTTCACAAAAATGATGGCAAAACTGAGCAAAAAATAGCATTTAACGATGCAGTCATCGTTAGTAAAAATGGCGGTTCGATGACACATATCGAGGCACTTTTAAATGAAAAATATTTTAATTCATATTTTGGAGACGGCGTTATAGTAGCGACACCTGCTGGAACCACGGCATATAACATGAGCGCAAATGGCCCTATTATCTATCCATTAAGCGAAGTTTTTACAGTAACTCCTATCTGCTCGCACTCACTCACGCAGCGTCCAGTAGTGCTTACCAAAAATCACACGGTTAAATTTAGAACAAATAGCGATGCGATTTTGGTACTTGACGGACAAGATAGATTTGATATGAGTAAAATTTCAGCCGTCAGCATGAGCCTCAGCGACAAAAAAGCTAGGCTGATACGCCATATTGGCAGGGATTATTTTCAAATTTTAAAAGAGAAACTTCACTGGGGTTATAATGATTGA